One window of the Salvia splendens isolate huo1 chromosome 1, SspV2, whole genome shotgun sequence genome contains the following:
- the LOC121748818 gene encoding glycosyltransferase BC10-like gives MDSPMLLMAHHRSHSKKPTWIIVLVSLVSLFLIFSYVYPQNFAACYVFSYDGCEAWENWNPPALTKELTDDEVASRVVIKDILSRPPIISLNPKIAFLFLTPGALPFEKLWDKFFQGNEGRFSVYVHASKDRPVHFSHYFINREIRSDTVEWGKISMVDAERRLLANALKDSDNQHFVLLSDSCIPLRSFDFVYDYLMQTNVSFVDCFEDPGPHGSGRYINYMLPEVEKKDFRKGSQWFTMKRQHAIVIMADSLYFRKFREHCKPGMEGGRNCYSDEHYLPTFFHMLDPAGIANWSVTHVDWSEMKWHPKSYKSRDVTMELLRNITSISESLHVTSDKKRQVKLTQCLWNGVERPCFLFARKFLPETLNRLLRLFPSYTSVEAD, from the exons ATGGATTCACCTATGTTGCTTATGGCTCACCACCGCAGCCATTCAAAGAAGCCAACATGGATCATTGTATTGGTCTCATTGGTCAGCTTGTTCTTGATTTTTTCATATGTTTATCCTCAGAATTTCGCAGCATGTTATGTGTTCTCATATGATGGCTGCGAGGCATGGGAAAATTGGAATCCTCCTGCACTTACCAAAGAACTAACTGATGATGAAGTTGCTTCTCGAGTTGTAATTAAAGATATCCTTAGTAGGCCTCCCATTATATCCCTCAATCCCAAAATTGCCTTCTTATTTTTGACACCTGGTGCTTTACCGTTTGAAAAGTTATGGGACAAATTTTTCCAG GGTAATGAAGGAAGATTTTCTGTGTACGTTCATGCATCCAAGGATAGACCCGTTCATTTTAGCCATTATTTTATCAATCGGGAAATTCGTAGTGACACG GTAGAGTGGGGGAAAATTTCAATGGTTGATGCTGAAAGACGGCTTCTAGCCAATGCTCTCAAAGATTCAGACAACCAACATTTCGTACTGCTTTCTGATAG CTGCATACCACTTCGTAGTTTTGATTTTGTGTATGACTATCTCATGCAGACAAATGTTAGCTTCGTAGATTG CTTTGAGGATCCTGGTCCTCATGGAAGTGGCCGATATATCAACTATATGTTACCTGAAGTAGAGAAGAAAGACTTTCGCAAAGGATCCCAG TGGTTCACAATGAAGCGGCAGCATGCTATTGTAATCATGGCTGACAGTCTCTACTTCAGAAAATTCAGGGAGCACTGCAAG CCAGGCATGGAAGGAGGACGCAACTGCTACTCAGATGAACACTATTTGCCAACATTCTTCCAT ATGCTTGATCCGGCTGGAATAGCCAATTGGTCAGTAACACATGTTGATTGGTCAGAAATGAAGTGGCACCCAAAGTCATACAAATCACGGGATGTTACCATGGAGCTTTTGAGAAATATCACA tctatttcagaaagttTGCACGTAACAAGTGACAAAAAG AGACAAGTCAAGCTTACACAGTGCTTATGGAATGGAGTCGAACGCCCGTGTTTTCTATTTGCAAGGAAGTTCTTACCTGAAACACTGAATAGGCTGCTACGTCTTTTCCCCAGCTATACATCTGTTGAGGCGGATTGA